The region TAGGATTGCCACTTGGATCCAGATGTTAGTTTGCTGCACAACCTGTCAGGGTTGTCACTTAAGCTACAAGGAGAGTGAAGGAGATGAACCataaggctgcctgcctgtgttcCTGAGAAGCATCTACCCGTCCATAGGGTCCACTTGGAGTGTTGCTTGCGCTGAGGAGGAGAGGAGTGTGTTGTCTTTAGTGAATTACGTTTAATAAACTTGCACTGTTTTATGTTTACTGTACATGTTTGATAACATACAGCCTTGTGACAGTTTTCCTGCATGTCATAAGCATTTGAATATAAATTAACATGTTGAAATAAAATCTGATGTTCTTTTACCTTTTATTTGGTGTGTGGAAGGTGTGCGGAAGAGGGGGTAGTCTTATACGGCGATTATATAACAAACTCTATATTTTGAGTGGAAATGTTGGGGGGTCGTCTTATACGCCCAGTCGTCTTATACGCCGGCAACTAcagtacttaataaactaaaataccttttactaagctgtttcattgtctattggggacaagggttcagaatcctgcctagccattcagcaagctaccaagtgctcattgaggtctagtaaggtgaggactgaagctctaattggagaaagagctcagtgcctgcaagggatagaattaagcctagagggtctcagtgtccctggactgaggcactggcacatacagggtggtggcagtactactgaacagtggggccttgagggctttagggttcgagaatcaagaactctgagcaccccaaacccccctaggtTTCCAACACTCACTCTCACATGTGTGTGTAGGTTTGCAGATTGAGAAGATCTTCACACTTTTCATGTTTTTCAAAACTGCTGATAAAGAATGCGTTTATGTACTGGGGGAAACTTGCCACTGAGGTTAGAGAAAAGCTTGTCAACAATTATTTTTCTGTCCATAGGCCTGTAGTCTGCAGAAGCTGTTTTCTGTGGAAGCAGAGTTTGAAgatgaggtaagagaacattcgtAACTTTTAGCTGTACAGTGGGGGAGATGGGTATCTAGTGGAGAGGGAAAGCGTTTCTGCTTACTTGCAAGGGGACATGTGATTTTTGGAAGATCCGAGCCAAGGCAGACCCTTGCTGACCAAGTCCGGGGCAAAGAACTTTTAGTTTTCAACTTCATTTGTGAGAATTTGAGATTTGGGGAAAAGAAGTTAAATGTCTGGAGTTGAGGAATAGTGCCTAATGGCAAGATTTTTATCTCTGTCTTTTTCTGATAGGATTTCCTGCTTGCTGTGAAGGATGTGGAGAAGCAGGTCTTGGGTCCAACCCCCACCAATTTGAGATGTTTGAGGCCTCTCTCTTCTGGGTTGACAGCCTCCAGCAAACCCCCCATACCTACTCAAGACTTGGGCACTCTTGGCCCTTCAGAGACTACATTCCCTGTCTTGCAGGTACCAAACTACTCCAGACTAAAATTTGGGGAGAATAAcagccccagcaatgtcagaagcaaccAGACAACATCTCCCTGCAACTCCAAAGTTCAGAAGGACCTTGCAAGCTTGTCAACTGAATGTAAATCAAACTGCACTTCAGGCACAAGGTTCAAGTTCGTGAACCGACGTCCAGCAGCACTCCCCACTGGGGGTGCCCCTCATGGTGAGGACCTTGACAATGAGCTGTTCTTGAATGCATGCATGGATCTGGACAAACCTGATTCACTGTCACACCAGGAGCCTTCCAGGTTTGACTTTAAATCTCAGGGGCAGATGGAGGACAACAGTGTTAGTGAGAGAGTGGCCACTGCCAAGAGACCACGGACAGCAAGCTCAATGATGCCGATGAACCCTGTTGGGTCAGACACTTTGCACTTGGACAAGACTAGAAAGGAAACCCCAGTGGGGGTTGTTGGCCAGCCAGTGAAGGCATCTCCAAAGTCAGCTCTGAGACCCACCACTATGGGACCCTGCTTGTCCCAGTCTAACCTAAACACCAGCCTAGCTGCCCATCCAAACTTCAGCTACCAGACACCTAAGCAGCCTTTTCAAGCACCTTTGGTGAGATCCTACTCTCCCTCCTGTTCGATGAATACCCCGCTGAGACCAGCCACACCGCAGACACACAGTCAGAACAGCTTCATGCCTAGAATGGCCAGTAGTGGTGCTCAGCTCCTTACTGCATACGGACCTACAGTGACCCCACCTGCCACTCCTAACGCTCCCTGTTCAACTGGATCTGCTGGAAACCTCCAGACACCTGTGGTCACAAACCACCTTGTCCGTCTGGTCACAGCGGTTAACAAGACACCTCAGCTAACAGGTTGCCTACCTTCGCGGTCGAAGACTCGTCGCTTCCCTGGGC is a window of Tiliqua scincoides isolate rTilSci1 chromosome 5, rTilSci1.hap2, whole genome shotgun sequence DNA encoding:
- the HROB gene encoding homologous recombination OB-fold protein, whose translation is MACSLQKLFSVEAEFEDEDFLLAVKDVEKQVLGPTPTNLRCLRPLSSGLTASSKPPIPTQDLGTLGPSETTFPVLQVPNYSRLKFGENNSPSNVRSNQTTSPCNSKVQKDLASLSTECKSNCTSGTRFKFVNRRPAALPTGGAPHGEDLDNELFLNACMDLDKPDSLSHQEPSRFDFKSQGQMEDNSVSERVATAKRPRTASSMMPMNPVGSDTLHLDKTRKETPVGVVGQPVKASPKSALRPTTMGPCLSQSNLNTSLAAHPNFSYQTPKQPFQAPLVRSYSPSCSMNTPLRPATPQTHSQNSFMPRMASSGAQLLTAYGPTVTPPATPNAPCSTGSAGNLQTPVVTNHLVRLVTAVNKTPQLTGCLPSRSKTRRFPGPAGILPHHPDGKNLEEILISAPQTPTHGAVAKLQTEEMPASQQPIDEFGRGPWVTMKTELGLDERDPSCFLRTYSVVMVLRKAALKQLPKNKVPSMAVIIKSLMRTNVDAGAVFKDPTGEMQGTVHRLLLEEKENEFKAGAVLLLKQVGVFSPSHRNHYLNVTPNNLVKIYPPGLSSGKPPQLCLDIRERMKMVPPQALLKVFSLIYTKGLSLPSLPGSCGVGKSMLSVPSPKTQKADSDDLDQLLGELPDDFFCLSDAQSRL